A genomic window from Lycium barbarum isolate Lr01 chromosome 4, ASM1917538v2, whole genome shotgun sequence includes:
- the LOC132638600 gene encoding ABC transporter G family member 9-like — translation MEQEMKNIQENQHADQSKSAAIFKKSNRPVTLKFENVVYKIKLGKEGCFKNNSKSEEEKIILKGVSGIVSPGKMLTILGPSGSGKTTLLTGLGGRLVNGHLDGAITYSNKPFSNAMKRNTGFVTQDDVLYPHLTVSETLVFTALLRLPKTFTVVEKIMHAEAVITQLGLIKCKDSVVGGPLLRGISGGERKRVSIGQEMLINPSLLFLDEPTSGLDSTTALRILSTLRDLAKGGRTVVMTIHQPSSRLFYMFDKVLLLSEGNTLYFGRGEDAMGYFSRIGFSPLVAMNPSDFLLDLANGILSDDPRVLTDEPGEDPASIKQTLVTAFKTNLAENLKEQLQECDDHQIAEKFHEKKFKQWPNTWWQQFSVLFRRGMKERKHEYFSRLKVGQVLVLALMCGLLWWKSNNIQDQIGLLFFYTNFWEFFPMFQAIFTFPQERMMLEKERSSGMYRLSAYFMARTVGDLPMELVLPTIFTIVTYWMAGLKPAAWNFFSTLLALLYNVLVSQGLGLAIGAIIKDLKSATALGSVIMLSMTLVGGYFVQHVPSFIAWIKYVSITLYAYKLLLGSQFTGGETYLCGTNATCLVEDFPSIKTIGIGGKGISIVALAIMLLGYRFLAYVALMRIGVTKK, via the exons ATGGAACAAGAGATGAAGAATATACAAGAAAATCAGCACGCTGATCAATCTAAAAGTGcagctattttcaagaaaagtaaTCGTCCTGTCACTCTTAAG TTTGAGAATGTTGTTTACAAGATTAAGCTTGGGAAAGAAGGGTGTTTCAAGAACAACTCTAAATCAGAGGAAGAGAAAATAATCTTGAAGGGTGTCTCGGGGATCGTTTCTCCGGGCAAAATGCTGACCATATTAGGCCCTTCAGGCAGTGGCAAAACAACTCTACTAACTGGACTCGGAGGCAGGCTTGTTAATGGCCATCTTGATGGTGCTATAACATACAGTAACAAGCCCTTTTCCAATGCCATGAAGCGTAACACCGGCTTTGTTACTCAAGATGATGTTCTTTACCCTCATCTCACAGTGTCCGAGACACTCGTGTTCACTGCCCTCCTCCGTTTGCCCAAAACTTTTACGGTTGTGGAAAAAATCATGCATGCTGAAGCGGTTATTACTCAACTCGGATTAATAAAGTGCAAGGATAGCGTCGTTGGAGGTCCACTATTGAGAGGAATTTCAGGTGGGGAGAGGAAAAGGGTAAGTATAGGGCAGGAAATGCTTATTAACCCGAGTTTATTGTTCTTGGATGAACCAACATCGGGGCTTGATTCTACTACAGCTTTAAGGATTCTGTCTACATTGAGGGATTTGGCGAAGGGTGGCAGGACGGTTGTGATGACAATACATCAACCTTCGAGTAGGCTATTTTACATGTTCGACAAAGTGCTGCTATTATCCGAAGGAAACACCCTGTATTTTGGCAGAGGCGAAGATGCGATGGGATATTTTTCAAGGATCGGATTTTCCCCGTTGGTTGCTATGAATCCCTCGGACTTCTTATTGGATCTTGCAAATG GTATATTATCGGATGATCCTCGCGTATTAACAGATGAACCTGGAGAAGATCCAGCATCGATCAAGCAAACTTTGGTAACCGCTTTCAAAACCAATCTAGCAGAgaacttgaaggaacaattgcaaGAATGTGACGATCATCAGATTGCTGAAAAATTTCATGAGAAGAAATTCAAGCAATGGCCAAACACGTGGTGGCAGCAATTCTCAGTGTTATTTAGAAGAGGGATGAAAGAACGGAAACACGAGTACTTCTCTCGCCTCAAGGTTGGACAAGTCTTGGTGCTGGCTTTAATGTGTGGATTGTTATGGTGGAAATCTAATAACATACAAGATCAG ATTGGGCTTCTGTTCTTCTACACTAATTTCTGGGAGTTTTTTCCTATGTTCCAAGCTATTTTTACCTTCCCACAAGAGAGGATGATGCTGGAGAAAGAAAGATCATCAGGCATGTACCGACTCTCTGCATACTTCATGGCTCGGACTGTAGGTGACCTTCCCATGGAGCTAGTCCTTCCGACTATTTTCACCATTGTAACCTACTGGATGGCTGGCCTAAAACCGGCCGCATGGAACTTCTTCTCTACCTTATTGGCCCTCCTCTACAATGTACTAGTCTCCCAAGGCCTCGGACTTGCTATTGGTGCAATAATTAAAGACCTAAAATCAGCCACTGCACTAGGCTCAGTCATCATGCTATCGATGACCTTAGTCGGAGGGTACTTCGTTCAGCATGTCCCGAGCTTCATTGCCTGGATCAAGTACGTATCAATTACTCTATACGCGTACAAGCTCTTGTTGGGGTCCCAGTTTACTGGGGGGGAAACATATTTGTGTGGCACAAATGCGACGTGTCTAGTTGAAGATTTTCCTTCCATAAAGACTATAGGGATTGGAGGTAAGGGCATCTCAATTGTTGCATTGGCTATTATGCTTTTGGGTTACAGGTTCTTGGCTTATGTTGCTCTTATGAGGATTGGCGTGACAAAGAAATAG